One part of the Enterococcus sp. DIV1094 genome encodes these proteins:
- a CDS encoding phage tail tube protein yields MFNVNSNRGHFIAPFTTTSATPSESAWLELGAGIEDISDSSADSTSERFFYDGEHSNAVNRVTVAYDISGVYASTDPAQKLIADMKLKTGVGRKVWHRIVSSDGTKQWVGHATVTDIVAGSGAAEVEEAFGCTITFNMTPVEGTPGSGGSNSEAALNSTSVSNKANKKEETK; encoded by the coding sequence ATGTTTAATGTGAATAGTAATCGTGGTCATTTTATTGCACCATTTACCACTACATCAGCAACACCATCAGAATCAGCTTGGCTAGAGTTAGGAGCTGGGATTGAAGATATTTCGGATTCTAGTGCAGACTCAACTTCCGAACGATTTTTCTACGATGGCGAGCATTCTAATGCCGTTAATCGAGTAACAGTTGCCTACGATATCTCAGGTGTTTATGCGTCAACGGATCCAGCACAGAAATTAATTGCAGATATGAAGCTGAAGACTGGTGTTGGGCGTAAGGTTTGGCATAGAATTGTTAGCTCTGATGGAACAAAGCAATGGGTCGGGCATGCCACTGTTACAGATATCGTTGCTGGATCAGGTGCTGCGGAAGTCGAAGAAGCATTTGGCTGTACGATTACCTTTAATATGACCCCAGTAGAAGGCACGCCTGGATCTGGTGGTAGTAATTCGGAGGCAGCGTTGAATTCTACGTCAGTTAGCAACAAAGCAAACAAGAAAGAAGAGACTAAGTAA
- a CDS encoding putative minor capsid protein, which yields MRMPPKRSFPYTMIYRKKIGLTPRSEPILEDELVIEYVRFDDTVKFEPRDIDGKVQTPNALISMVKKYTGPLPEFSVADQIEIFGKQYTIAKVVPLNADSPEPFGYEIEVV from the coding sequence ATGAGAATGCCGCCAAAACGATCTTTCCCTTATACAATGATCTATCGAAAGAAAATCGGCTTAACGCCAAGGAGCGAACCCATTCTTGAGGATGAGCTTGTGATTGAGTATGTTCGCTTTGATGACACAGTCAAGTTTGAGCCGAGGGATATTGATGGGAAAGTACAAACACCCAATGCATTGATTTCTATGGTGAAGAAATACACTGGACCATTACCAGAATTTTCAGTTGCAGATCAAATTGAGATTTTTGGCAAACAGTACACGATCGCAAAAGTTGTACCGCTGAATGCTGATTCGCCTGAGCCATTTGGTTATGAAATTGAGGTGGTCTGA
- a CDS encoding phage minor capsid protein, with protein sequence MTITPKQLEIEASYIQDAYMAMEDEIMKLLVHQLNKPTRTPLTEDNAFRWKLEKMQQLNLLNQQSLQQLVNETSQYSYEQLRKIIVDMGFEVISDLDQNLSKQTGKEPPSRTEIDNVMESYFYQQWRDLDNHVNQTLIDTNYPNNPLAKMYQQVLNDTVAKIIGGAKTPQQALRESIYAMVEKGVMTTFVDKAGREWSLERYVRMVLKATTHRVYQDLRLKRGLEHGIVTALMSSHMAARPHCAHIQGGWVLLVRTEDAPEELRHISSIYDHGYGEPDGTQGINCRHRLYIQIYDPNLDVHMNQYDPKQAIDNADLVAKQRRMEVAIRRAKRQLDAATTIDNKEDIQHFKQLIRRRQASLRSFINEHDQLLRRDYSREQVYS encoded by the coding sequence ATGACAATTACGCCAAAGCAATTAGAGATTGAAGCTTCTTACATTCAAGATGCTTATATGGCGATGGAAGACGAGATTATGAAGCTCCTTGTCCATCAGTTAAACAAGCCAACTAGAACGCCACTCACAGAAGATAACGCGTTCCGATGGAAGCTTGAAAAGATGCAGCAACTAAATTTGTTGAATCAGCAATCGCTACAGCAGCTAGTCAATGAAACAAGTCAGTATTCCTATGAACAGCTCCGTAAAATCATTGTGGATATGGGGTTTGAAGTCATTTCAGATCTTGACCAAAACTTGTCTAAGCAAACAGGAAAAGAACCGCCATCACGAACGGAGATCGACAACGTGATGGAGTCGTATTTTTATCAGCAATGGCGAGATCTCGACAACCATGTCAATCAGACGCTGATCGATACCAATTATCCTAATAATCCACTGGCCAAGATGTATCAGCAAGTCCTTAACGATACTGTGGCCAAAATCATTGGCGGCGCTAAAACGCCACAGCAAGCGCTCAGGGAATCGATCTATGCGATGGTGGAAAAAGGGGTGATGACGACTTTTGTCGATAAGGCAGGGCGTGAATGGAGCCTTGAGCGTTACGTCCGGATGGTTTTGAAAGCCACAACTCACAGAGTCTATCAGGATCTGCGACTTAAGCGAGGGCTCGAGCATGGCATTGTCACTGCCTTAATGAGTAGCCATATGGCTGCACGACCACACTGTGCGCATATCCAAGGTGGGTGGGTCTTGCTTGTCCGCACAGAGGATGCACCAGAAGAGTTGAGGCATATTTCGTCAATCTATGATCATGGCTATGGTGAGCCTGATGGAACCCAAGGAATTAATTGCCGGCATCGATTGTATATCCAAATCTATGATCCGAATCTTGACGTCCATATGAATCAATATGATCCAAAACAAGCGATTGACAATGCGGACCTAGTTGCCAAGCAACGCCGCATGGAAGTCGCTATTCGTCGTGCCAAACGGCAATTGGATGCTGCAACAACGATCGACAACAAAGAAGATATCCAACACTTCAAACAACTGATCAGACGGCGACAAGCATCGTTGAGATCATTTATCAATGAACATGATCAATTGTTGCGTCGAGATTATTCGAGAGAACAAGTTTATTCGTAA
- a CDS encoding minor capsid protein, whose product MSGIKIDIDLSGVRSKLSEDNLGLGQLNMANRMLQTMNETVVPWDTMHLRDTGHVSGRGSQLIFDAPYAGPQYYGGRKHPVTGVWIPFVNKQPGTGPFWDEATKPLFMSDWLQAFKIGAKL is encoded by the coding sequence ATGAGTGGAATCAAGATTGACATTGATCTAAGTGGTGTCCGATCAAAGCTTAGTGAAGATAACTTGGGACTAGGTCAGCTGAACATGGCCAACCGCATGCTGCAAACCATGAACGAAACCGTAGTACCTTGGGACACCATGCATTTGCGTGACACTGGCCATGTATCTGGTCGGGGAAGTCAGCTGATATTTGACGCACCATATGCCGGTCCTCAATATTATGGCGGTCGGAAACATCCAGTAACTGGTGTTTGGATCCCATTTGTGAATAAGCAGCCCGGCACTGGTCCATTTTGGGATGAAGCAACGAAACCGTTATTCATGAGTGATTGGTTGCAGGCATTTAAGATTGGAGCGAAACTATAA
- a CDS encoding phage scaffolding protein, with translation MKKEELINLGIDEETAKSVMALHGKTVTQLNAQVATAESERDSAKQELKDNQSELDTLKEAAKGNKELEQQFADLQAKFDESKANSEKQLADQQKDFAIQLALKEAGAQDESIVLSLLDRDTIKVNDGKLQGFEEQVKTLKEQKAFLFQDDSGNNDPDFVSSGNPMGGKVKTGAEPPQGKLNEYRITK, from the coding sequence ATGAAGAAAGAAGAACTGATCAATTTAGGTATTGATGAAGAAACCGCAAAAAGCGTAATGGCGCTGCACGGAAAGACTGTGACGCAACTGAATGCGCAAGTAGCTACCGCTGAAAGTGAGCGAGACAGTGCCAAACAGGAGTTGAAAGACAATCAATCAGAATTGGACACGTTGAAAGAGGCTGCAAAAGGCAACAAGGAACTGGAACAGCAATTTGCGGATTTACAAGCCAAATTTGACGAATCTAAAGCTAATTCTGAAAAGCAACTGGCTGATCAACAAAAAGATTTCGCGATCCAATTAGCCTTAAAAGAAGCAGGTGCCCAAGACGAATCGATTGTTCTCAGTCTTTTGGACCGTGACACGATTAAAGTCAATGACGGCAAACTACAAGGCTTTGAGGAGCAAGTCAAAACGCTAAAAGAACAAAAAGCGTTCTTGTTTCAAGACGATTCCGGAAACAACGATCCCGACTTTGTTTCATCGGGTAATCCGATGGGTGGGAAAGTTAAAACAGGTGCTGAACCGCCACAAGGTAAACTAAACGAATACCGAATCACAAAATAA
- a CDS encoding phage tail protein, whose protein sequence is MKAVQPYFEFNGHKSIDKNLYLLNEMELTIPESDLRFDEVDGRQGAIIYDNEREKDIIKTFPMELRKEADKSLFQQVREITHWLKEPKRYSRLLFSEDSEYFYEGIFHSQVRILDRWRDHFDLALPFQCKPVMYRLDGQTAVSVLSGRTLDNPESIPSLPIIQFRYSGTADASLTINGRQFRILRAAGAGMITIDSELGTAYRDGTVNISSAILMQSDGYHVPQLRPGTNTISFTTQITQVTITPRWRSIAI, encoded by the coding sequence GTGAAAGCTGTACAACCCTATTTTGAATTTAATGGCCATAAGTCGATCGACAAGAATCTCTACCTCCTTAATGAGATGGAGTTGACGATTCCTGAATCAGATTTGCGATTTGATGAGGTGGATGGCAGGCAAGGGGCAATCATTTACGACAATGAACGAGAAAAAGATATCATCAAAACATTTCCGATGGAATTAAGGAAAGAAGCAGACAAGTCGCTTTTCCAGCAAGTCAGAGAAATTACGCACTGGCTGAAGGAACCAAAGCGATACAGTCGGCTTCTTTTTTCTGAGGATTCGGAATACTTCTACGAAGGCATCTTTCATTCGCAAGTTCGAATTCTCGATCGCTGGCGTGATCATTTTGACTTAGCGTTGCCTTTTCAGTGCAAGCCAGTAATGTATCGGTTGGATGGCCAAACAGCTGTTTCCGTTTTATCCGGACGTACACTAGACAATCCTGAATCGATTCCATCACTGCCGATAATCCAATTTCGATACAGTGGGACGGCAGATGCGTCCCTGACCATTAATGGTCGGCAGTTTCGAATTCTGAGAGCTGCCGGTGCTGGCATGATTACGATCGATAGTGAGTTAGGGACAGCGTATCGTGATGGCACAGTCAATATATCAAGTGCGATCCTAATGCAAAGCGATGGTTACCATGTGCCACAGTTGCGACCAGGGACAAATACAATTTCATTCACCACACAAATCACACAAGTAACAATTACACCAAGGTGGAGGTCGATAGCGATATGA
- a CDS encoding phage major capsid protein: MKKKLLIPMNLQYFGTPSFDPDTVTMQSARTGDIPRNISDQILTEVKQGSSIMRLAKEVRMTKPIEEFTYMTGVGAYWVAEAERIQTSKPRFVKAEMRAYKLGVIIPTTQENLDYSVTNFFELMRPEVAEAFSKKFDQSTFTGVESPFKQNILKAAKDAGNVVVESANKYDDINEAIAFIEEVDMEPNGIATSRSQRVKYRSTKDNNGMPIFNTANSNGVDDILGLPLAYTPKNTLGPNVAELVADWDYAYYGVLKGLEYKILDQATLTTVEASDGAAINLAERDMIALRATMTVGFMVVKDEAFSVVEKAEDDKSKSNEESGTRSGTGEIPLEQLKKEELQQLLHASGIEFPSDAKKDDLINLLKESE, translated from the coding sequence ATGAAGAAAAAATTATTGATTCCAATGAATCTGCAGTATTTTGGAACACCATCATTTGATCCAGACACTGTTACAATGCAGAGCGCACGTACAGGAGATATTCCTCGAAATATTTCTGATCAAATCTTGACAGAAGTCAAACAAGGCAGCTCAATCATGCGTCTAGCAAAAGAAGTTCGAATGACTAAGCCAATTGAAGAATTTACCTACATGACCGGAGTCGGCGCATACTGGGTAGCTGAGGCAGAGCGTATTCAAACCAGCAAACCACGTTTCGTGAAGGCAGAAATGCGCGCGTACAAATTAGGGGTTATTATCCCGACCACACAGGAAAACTTAGATTATTCTGTGACGAATTTCTTTGAATTAATGCGCCCGGAAGTCGCAGAAGCCTTCTCTAAGAAATTTGATCAGTCTACGTTCACCGGAGTTGAGTCACCATTCAAACAAAACATTTTGAAGGCCGCAAAAGATGCTGGAAATGTCGTTGTAGAATCAGCAAACAAATATGACGATATCAATGAAGCAATCGCGTTTATTGAAGAAGTGGACATGGAACCAAATGGAATTGCGACTTCTCGCTCTCAACGTGTGAAATATCGTTCGACCAAAGACAACAACGGCATGCCAATTTTCAACACTGCCAATTCTAATGGCGTAGATGATATTTTGGGCTTGCCATTGGCTTACACGCCGAAGAATACATTAGGACCGAATGTGGCTGAATTAGTCGCTGATTGGGACTACGCTTATTATGGTGTGTTGAAAGGCTTAGAGTATAAGATCCTTGATCAAGCGACCTTGACTACAGTTGAAGCATCTGATGGTGCAGCAATCAACTTAGCTGAACGTGACATGATTGCGTTGCGAGCAACAATGACTGTTGGGTTTATGGTAGTGAAAGATGAAGCCTTTTCTGTTGTTGAAAAAGCAGAAGATGATAAGTCTAAATCCAACGAAGAAAGCGGTACTCGATCGGGGACTGGCGAGATTCCACTAGAGCAATTGAAAAAAGAAGAATTGCAACAGTTGTTGCATGCCAGTGGAATCGAGTTCCCGAGCGATGCAAAAAAAGATGATCTGATCAACTTGTTAAAAGAGAGTGAATAA
- a CDS encoding Gp15 family bacteriophage protein translates to MKLQYRLEDTVEIEGVSYPIDLSFDTVLRLFDLLKDPVLTESEKIVLGLRLLLGVSFLCDIETQNEIFLSVLEAFGIWERPKPRYDWKGNLMKPKMKEIAEEVFSFDHDAESIFAAFYQTYRIDLLEQQGKMRWEKFIALFNGLPSDTHFKHIVDIRQRDLPEGKGKEIRKAKKQLIEAKQAYALPKEGEEDEQK, encoded by the coding sequence ATGAAACTACAGTATCGATTAGAAGACACAGTGGAAATCGAAGGCGTTAGTTATCCGATCGATCTTTCTTTCGATACGGTACTACGTCTTTTTGACCTGTTAAAAGATCCAGTTTTGACGGAATCCGAAAAAATTGTTTTAGGGCTGCGGCTTTTATTGGGCGTCTCTTTTTTATGTGACATTGAAACACAAAATGAGATCTTTTTGTCTGTCTTAGAAGCTTTTGGTATATGGGAACGCCCAAAACCACGCTATGACTGGAAAGGGAACCTCATGAAACCAAAGATGAAAGAAATTGCAGAAGAGGTTTTTTCTTTTGATCACGATGCTGAAAGTATCTTCGCTGCCTTTTATCAAACTTATCGGATTGATTTATTGGAACAGCAGGGAAAGATGCGATGGGAAAAGTTCATTGCATTATTCAATGGATTACCTAGTGATACGCATTTCAAACACATCGTTGATATCCGTCAACGAGATTTGCCTGAAGGTAAGGGGAAAGAAATTCGCAAAGCGAAAAAACAACTGATAGAAGCAAAACAAGCCTATGCACTACCGAAAGAAGGTGAAGAAGATGAGCAGAAGTGA
- a CDS encoding minor capsid protein: protein MDFIDRLQEVASKIDVPVIIQAIDQEESIRLVPLPGGRTVKSYMNGDKVKELPFEFRLKTKDFSGDRIIYQLSEILENVKSVPSENDSYQFMALTIANEPFLVSQDNQKFFYYRLVVQAKLYFRNKTQESEE, encoded by the coding sequence ATGGATTTTATTGATCGGCTGCAGGAAGTAGCTAGCAAAATCGATGTGCCAGTGATTATCCAAGCCATCGATCAAGAGGAGTCGATTCGGTTGGTTCCCTTACCGGGAGGGCGCACGGTCAAGTCGTACATGAATGGGGATAAGGTTAAGGAATTGCCTTTTGAATTTCGATTAAAGACAAAAGATTTTTCTGGCGATCGGATCATTTATCAATTGTCAGAGATCTTAGAAAATGTGAAGTCCGTCCCATCAGAAAATGATTCTTATCAATTTATGGCGTTGACGATTGCCAATGAACCCTTTTTAGTTAGCCAGGATAATCAAAAGTTCTTTTATTATCGCTTGGTCGTACAAGCAAAACTATATTTTAGAAATAAAACACAGGAGAGTGAAGAATAA
- a CDS encoding tape measure protein has translation MSRSDGKVTIDIIVNGKQVTKEIDTVEQGFSRLGKNADDVMKKVGNDMGANTESGAKSANKAVDSVEKTVNDLGKTTESATAKAGKSIGDNFDAGSKEANQATDSVAKGVADLTATTSTELAKSGRIMGESFDSGAKDANQANEGVVKSVTSLVSSVESSAPKIGKELGSSFQSGAKEATSALDGIGKSSSNMLASIEVTSPKAGRSIGDSFEAGSKQAASALGSIEKSSAQMVPPVELSATKAGKSIATSLEAGSKDGAKTVSDAVDAMKKDLMSLGDEAEKSGAKMSTSFSQPEPKANLLTGSVGKLSAAMLITKGATTALSMAKGSLDGAFGRIDTLNNFENTMTRLTGSSEEAAAGMEGVRDVVVGTNYMLDSAAQTVQRLVMQNGSLEQSTKSYQIWGDAVAMYGDGAAETMDNVMDAMIQMRATGTVNMAQMDRMVRRGVDPWKIYEDATGMSMQSIRDALRDGEISANEFFDTVEQAMRDGGNEFTSVSGMAQQAGDTWAGSFANMATATSRGTANIIASMDEAFSETRFGSMKENIQGFGKTFEGALNSIAGVIPPVVSAIDMMAGGVIAVKDAAVTAAPVIIGLGTAFGGLLIVQKAAVATASYVQMLKYLTGATSGATMAKKVDAVATKLGISLNLQNATTTKAVVAANISNAASLKGAAAAQKTYAIAAGASAVAKKALAAASILLNPVVAGTAVALGLAGVAAAKMGIDFFAARKKAKELASELDGLKGDLDSVEKSTQSSAKEFESQAKVIESNTERNKDLAAELQRLSAIEDKSAADKKLMADTVDELNNSVTGLNLSYDEETGLLNATTEEINKRIEASKGMEEVNRLTERQKTLNQEAADIESSLTEVAKERMRLEKEASESGVDGKKKVKESLEGLSQKEDELQSLLVENQSERNQLYTEEQEKRRAVAETVSEANSQMITSWNVLSDAQQAALESMNSMYKKLVEESGNAFKQIEQQEAISLDQMKENLQKNAEAMRTWSTNVAILAKAGVDDGIIMQLEKLGPAGALQTQQMVDEMGLNLGSLAELGGEHTKTLLEQMGLHMEDLPKMSAEQSAWFVENLDLELGKLPETAQQHISDLNGTADATMKQAMASMANIVGEETETVAEKFGLVPEKSEASLRRGTEGRDFAQWGRQPVEEIGDGMVEATPKVEEAAKEVAQTPERVMGSQLEQTDYASMGAAPPTKFGQGILDNITSVEEASKEVANVPEQTIRETVGIDKYISLGHPVGEGTSQGVREGKPQVESAAKEIAMVPENILNNEMTASNYNKNGQDVGAGSAKGITDSQGAVQKAAKEIALVPGNEISTHMNQQEYQKHGEKVGKGTSQGIADAAPQAVSEINKMTEAMVKISNEGSKKMQEVFEKLTKEIDKTLQSLPKIATAIMRESNQAYSDGMRDANDTIRNGAQRMPDQMSHLPDQFYRIGQNSMIGLNNGLIAGQAHVLSTAASIANQVAQTMQRALDINSPSKVMEMDVGRWIPAGIGEGIERFKHLALDAIEDLGAQLVLPNIQAESVAIAGNAGFGLSLPAVKSETKTTTQTIHNTPHIDIHFDEITINDKLDIAELSELLAEHTADEMRRRLE, from the coding sequence ATGAGCAGAAGTGATGGTAAGGTAACGATTGACATAATCGTCAACGGCAAACAAGTCACGAAAGAAATTGATACGGTCGAACAAGGTTTTTCCCGACTAGGTAAAAATGCCGATGATGTCATGAAAAAAGTCGGCAATGATATGGGTGCGAATACCGAATCAGGTGCTAAGTCTGCCAATAAAGCGGTGGATTCGGTAGAAAAGACGGTCAATGATTTAGGAAAGACGACCGAATCTGCAACAGCTAAAGCCGGTAAGTCTATCGGTGATAACTTTGATGCAGGATCAAAGGAAGCTAATCAAGCGACTGATAGCGTGGCTAAAGGAGTGGCAGACCTAACCGCCACGACGAGCACTGAACTAGCTAAGTCAGGACGTATCATGGGTGAATCCTTTGATTCTGGCGCCAAAGATGCCAATCAGGCTAATGAAGGTGTCGTTAAATCAGTCACAAGCTTGGTTTCTTCTGTGGAATCTTCTGCACCTAAAATCGGCAAAGAGCTTGGTAGCTCCTTTCAATCTGGTGCCAAAGAGGCGACGAGCGCTTTAGATGGTATTGGGAAATCAAGCAGTAACATGTTAGCCAGTATTGAAGTGACGTCACCCAAGGCAGGTAGAAGCATCGGTGATTCGTTTGAAGCAGGTTCCAAGCAAGCAGCTAGCGCTCTTGGATCAATAGAAAAGTCCTCTGCGCAGATGGTTCCTCCTGTTGAATTATCAGCAACTAAGGCTGGAAAGAGCATTGCGACTAGTTTAGAAGCAGGTTCCAAAGACGGAGCGAAGACTGTCAGTGATGCGGTTGATGCGATGAAAAAGGATCTTATGTCATTAGGTGATGAAGCAGAAAAGTCTGGTGCTAAAATGAGTACCTCCTTTTCTCAACCAGAGCCAAAAGCCAATTTGTTAACAGGCTCTGTGGGCAAACTAAGTGCAGCAATGCTAATCACCAAAGGTGCCACAACTGCTTTGTCCATGGCCAAAGGATCATTGGACGGAGCATTCGGACGTATTGATACACTGAATAACTTTGAAAACACCATGACCCGGTTAACTGGCAGTTCAGAAGAAGCCGCTGCAGGGATGGAAGGCGTTCGAGATGTCGTTGTTGGTACAAACTACATGCTTGATAGTGCGGCTCAGACCGTGCAGCGCTTAGTGATGCAAAATGGTTCATTAGAACAATCGACGAAAAGTTATCAAATCTGGGGTGATGCAGTTGCCATGTATGGTGATGGCGCTGCAGAAACAATGGATAATGTGATGGATGCAATGATCCAGATGCGAGCAACAGGAACGGTTAACATGGCACAAATGGATCGTATGGTTCGCCGTGGAGTAGATCCTTGGAAAATCTATGAAGATGCGACTGGTATGAGTATGCAGAGTATTCGTGATGCGTTGCGTGATGGTGAAATTAGTGCCAATGAGTTTTTTGATACGGTTGAACAGGCGATGCGTGATGGTGGGAATGAATTCACATCGGTTTCTGGGATGGCTCAACAAGCTGGGGATACTTGGGCAGGGTCGTTTGCCAATATGGCTACTGCAACAAGCCGAGGAACGGCCAACATTATCGCATCTATGGACGAGGCATTCTCAGAAACACGTTTTGGCTCGATGAAAGAAAATATTCAAGGGTTTGGTAAAACTTTTGAAGGGGCGTTGAATAGTATCGCTGGTGTCATCCCTCCGGTTGTTTCGGCTATTGATATGATGGCTGGTGGGGTTATTGCTGTGAAAGACGCAGCTGTGACGGCAGCGCCTGTAATTATCGGATTAGGAACTGCATTTGGTGGACTACTGATTGTACAGAAAGCAGCAGTTGCTACAGCATCTTATGTTCAGATGTTGAAATACCTGACCGGTGCAACTTCTGGTGCGACGATGGCTAAAAAAGTTGATGCAGTTGCTACAAAACTGGGAATCAGTCTCAACTTACAGAACGCCACCACCACTAAAGCGGTTGTCGCAGCAAACATTTCCAATGCAGCTTCACTAAAAGGGGCAGCAGCTGCCCAAAAAACCTATGCGATTGCTGCTGGTGCTTCTGCAGTAGCGAAGAAAGCATTAGCGGCTGCTAGTATTCTGTTAAATCCTGTGGTCGCAGGCACTGCGGTTGCACTTGGTTTAGCTGGAGTTGCGGCCGCCAAAATGGGCATAGATTTCTTTGCAGCTCGTAAAAAAGCCAAAGAATTAGCTAGTGAATTAGATGGATTAAAAGGCGATCTTGATAGCGTAGAAAAGTCAACCCAGTCCAGTGCAAAAGAATTTGAATCACAAGCTAAAGTGATCGAGTCGAATACAGAAAGAAACAAGGATTTAGCAGCTGAATTACAAAGGCTTTCAGCAATTGAAGATAAATCGGCTGCGGATAAAAAATTGATGGCTGATACAGTTGATGAACTGAATAATTCAGTGACTGGTCTAAATCTCTCTTACGACGAAGAAACAGGCCTGCTTAATGCAACCACAGAAGAAATAAACAAACGGATTGAAGCTTCTAAAGGAATGGAAGAAGTCAATCGGCTAACCGAACGACAAAAGACGTTGAATCAAGAAGCTGCAGACATCGAATCCTCATTAACTGAAGTAGCCAAAGAACGTATGAGATTGGAGAAAGAAGCCTCAGAATCTGGCGTGGATGGAAAGAAAAAGGTCAAAGAATCGCTGGAAGGACTGTCCCAGAAGGAAGATGAACTTCAAAGTTTACTTGTTGAAAATCAATCTGAACGAAATCAATTGTACACGGAGGAGCAAGAGAAAAGACGAGCAGTCGCAGAGACAGTCTCAGAAGCTAATTCACAGATGATTACTTCATGGAATGTTCTATCTGATGCACAACAAGCTGCCTTGGAATCTATGAATAGCATGTACAAAAAGCTGGTAGAAGAATCAGGAAATGCTTTTAAGCAGATTGAACAACAAGAAGCGATAAGCTTGGATCAAATGAAGGAAAATCTACAAAAAAATGCTGAAGCTATGAGAACTTGGTCGACCAATGTTGCCATTTTGGCGAAGGCCGGTGTAGATGATGGCATTATTATGCAACTTGAAAAGCTAGGTCCGGCGGGTGCGCTTCAAACACAGCAAATGGTTGATGAGATGGGATTAAATCTTGGTTCATTAGCGGAGTTAGGTGGAGAACATACAAAAACCCTGCTGGAACAAATGGGTCTTCATATGGAGGACCTACCAAAAATGTCAGCTGAACAATCGGCGTGGTTTGTTGAAAATTTAGATCTTGAATTAGGTAAATTACCAGAAACAGCACAACAGCACATTAGTGATTTAAATGGGACTGCGGACGCAACGATGAAGCAAGCGATGGCGAGTATGGCAAATATCGTTGGTGAAGAAACGGAAACTGTTGCTGAAAAATTTGGATTAGTTCCAGAAAAAAGTGAGGCATCTTTACGCAGAGGAACAGAGGGTCGAGATTTTGCACAGTGGGGACGTCAACCTGTCGAAGAAATTGGGGATGGGATGGTAGAAGCAACCCCCAAAGTAGAGGAAGCAGCAAAGGAAGTTGCTCAAACGCCAGAGAGAGTTATGGGGTCTCAGCTAGAACAAACAGACTACGCCTCAATGGGTGCAGCACCACCAACAAAATTTGGGCAAGGAATTTTAGATAATATTACTTCAGTAGAAGAAGCTTCTAAAGAAGTAGCTAATGTTCCGGAACAAACGATTAGAGAAACCGTGGGGATCGATAAATATATTTCTCTGGGGCATCCTGTTGGTGAAGGCACAAGTCAAGGTGTACGTGAAGGAAAACCACAAGTAGAATCTGCAGCAAAAGAGATTGCGATGGTTCCAGAAAATATTTTAAACAACGAAATGACTGCTAGTAACTACAATAAAAATGGTCAAGATGTTGGTGCCGGATCTGCCAAAGGAATAACGGATAGTCAAGGAGCTGTCCAAAAAGCAGCAAAAGAAATTGCACTAGTACCAGGGAATGAAATTTCCACACATATGAATCAACAAGAATACCAAAAACATGGAGAAAAGGTAGGTAAAGGCACAAGCCAAGGTATAGCTGATGCCGCTCCTCAGGCAGTTTCTGAAATCAATAAAATGACGGAAGCGATGGTCAAAATATCCAATGAGGGATCTAAAAAAATGCAGGAAGTTTTTGAAAAACTGACTAAGGAAATAGATAAAACTTTACAAAGTCTTCCTAAGATTGCCACAGCAATCATGCGTGAATCAAATCAAGCCTACAGTGATGGGATGCGAGATGCGAACGACACAATCCGTAATGGTGCGCAGCGCATGCCGGATCAGATGAGTCATTTGCCTGATCAATTTTATCGCATCGGTCAAAACTCTATGATCGGTTTAAACAATGGATTAATTGCCGGGCAAGCTCACGTTCTTAGCACTGCAGCTTCCATCGCTAATCAAGTGGCACAAACGATGCAACGAGCTTTAGATATCAATTCACCATCCAAAGTGATGGAGATGGATGTGGGACGTTGGATTCCTGCTGGTATTGGCGAAGGGATTGAGCGATTCAAGCATTTAGCGTTAGATGCCATTGAGGATTTAGGTGCCCAGCTTGTCTTGCCGAATATTCAAGCTGAGTCGGTGGCGATTGCCGGTAATGCTGGGTTTGGATTGTCGTTACCAGCAGTTAAGAGCGAGACAAAAACCACCACCCAAACGATCCATAATACACCGCATATCGATATTCATTTTGATGAGATTACAATCAATGACAAATTAGATATTGCTGAATTGTCGGAATTACTCGCAGAACACACGGCAGATGAAATGAGGAGGAGATTAGAGTGA